A single region of the Gephyromycinifex aptenodytis genome encodes:
- a CDS encoding alpha/beta hydrolase, translated as MGARRDLRKAALVAAIAGGAIGLAGSAGSIGAGVYFARVLLTPECHRPDNTVLLAVHTDRVLLRLDAETRVPGRYGLWLDQGREHIRVGQILAIDERAGTVERELLGIDFGVPAPGPGRWSGHYYPNRPDVSLQLPTYEVGIYGELGELPSWVIPGAGTAAGPQPPRGGRWAVLVHGRGATREECLRAVPVLHRLGITCLIPSYRNDGTAPPSTDGLYGLGLTEWRDIDAALRYALEAGANDLTLFGWSMGGGIVLQTLARSQVATSVDRVVLDAPVIDWSRVIEHHARLRHIPPGLGTIVQMLLRARWSYGLIGAGEPIDIASTRWQHRARELAHPILLIHSCDDDFVPVGPSLELAVARPDLVRFEAWQHARHVKEWNVDPQRWEEVVADFVGSPGRVASVLALRRGDG; from the coding sequence GTGGGTGCACGCAGAGATCTCCGCAAGGCTGCCCTGGTCGCCGCCATCGCCGGTGGCGCGATCGGCCTCGCCGGTTCGGCCGGTTCCATCGGCGCGGGGGTGTACTTCGCCCGCGTTCTGCTCACCCCGGAATGCCACCGCCCGGATAACACCGTCCTGCTCGCGGTGCACACCGACCGCGTCCTGTTGCGTCTGGACGCCGAGACGCGGGTTCCCGGACGGTATGGCCTGTGGCTGGACCAGGGGCGAGAACACATTCGCGTCGGGCAGATCCTGGCCATCGACGAGCGCGCCGGCACGGTGGAGCGAGAACTGCTCGGCATCGACTTCGGGGTGCCCGCGCCGGGACCTGGCCGCTGGAGTGGGCATTACTACCCCAACCGGCCCGACGTCTCCCTGCAGTTGCCCACCTACGAGGTCGGCATTTACGGCGAATTGGGGGAATTGCCGTCTTGGGTGATCCCCGGTGCGGGGACGGCTGCCGGCCCACAACCGCCCCGAGGCGGGCGCTGGGCGGTCTTGGTGCATGGCCGCGGCGCGACCCGCGAGGAGTGCCTGCGAGCGGTTCCGGTGCTGCACCGCCTCGGGATCACCTGCCTGATCCCCTCCTACCGCAATGACGGGACCGCACCGCCGAGCACCGACGGGCTGTACGGGCTGGGACTGACGGAGTGGCGCGACATCGATGCCGCACTGCGGTATGCCCTGGAGGCGGGGGCGAACGACCTGACCCTGTTCGGTTGGTCGATGGGCGGCGGCATCGTGCTGCAGACTTTGGCGCGCTCGCAGGTCGCGACCAGTGTTGATCGTGTGGTGTTGGATGCCCCGGTCATCGATTGGTCGCGGGTGATCGAGCATCACGCGAGGCTGCGCCACATCCCTCCAGGGCTGGGCACGATCGTGCAGATGCTGCTGCGGGCGCGCTGGTCTTACGGGCTTATCGGCGCTGGGGAACCGATCGACATCGCCTCCACCCGCTGGCAGCACCGGGCGCGCGAGCTAGCACACCCGATCCTGCTCATCCACTCATGCGATGACGATTTCGTTCCCGTCGGTCCGTCCCTGGAGCTGGCGGTGGCACGTCCTGACCTGGTGCGATTCGAGGCATGGCAGCACGCCCGGCATGTCAAGGAGTGGAACGTGGACCCGCAGCGCTGGGAAGAAGTGGTGGCCGATTTCGTTGGCTCCCCGGGCCGGGTCGCCAGTGTGCTTGCACTACGCCGGGGTGACGGGTGA
- the hemQ gene encoding hydrogen peroxide-dependent heme synthase, producing the protein MTSPSHASRVRAINESIRYAMWSVFQVSTPLPKDEAQRGELAQELTDFLAALPEQGVEVRGLYDVAGLRADAELMIWWHSERIEQVQSAYRGLRQTRLGAYLRPVWSVAALHRPAEFNKGHIPAFMSGEEARDYVCVYPFVRSFDWYVLPEAERRDMLVEHGQMARPYQEVRANTIASFALNDYEWVLAFESNELHKIVDLMRELRASKARLHVREETPFYTGPRVEPAALIAGLP; encoded by the coding sequence ATGACGAGTCCGAGCCATGCCAGCCGTGTCCGCGCCATCAACGAATCGATCCGCTACGCGATGTGGTCGGTCTTCCAGGTGAGCACGCCGCTGCCCAAAGACGAGGCGCAGCGAGGCGAACTCGCCCAGGAACTCACGGACTTCCTGGCGGCACTTCCCGAGCAGGGCGTGGAAGTGCGAGGCCTCTACGACGTCGCGGGGCTGCGCGCTGACGCCGAATTGATGATCTGGTGGCACTCCGAGCGCATCGAACAGGTTCAAAGCGCCTATCGGGGGCTGCGCCAGACCCGGTTGGGTGCCTACCTGCGCCCGGTGTGGTCGGTGGCCGCACTGCACCGGCCCGCCGAGTTCAACAAGGGGCACATCCCAGCCTTCATGAGCGGGGAAGAAGCGCGCGACTACGTGTGCGTGTACCCGTTCGTGCGTTCCTTCGACTGGTATGTCCTGCCCGAGGCCGAACGGCGCGACATGCTCGTCGAGCACGGCCAGATGGCCCGGCCTTACCAGGAGGTGCGCGCCAACACGATCGCCAGCTTCGCCCTGAACGACTACGAGTGGGTGCTGGCCTTCGAATCCAATGAGCTCCACAAGATCGTGGACCTGATGCGCGAGTTGCGGGCCTCCAAGGCGCGTCTGCACGTGCGTGAAGAGACCCCCTTCTACACCGGCCCGCGCGTGGAACCGGCCGCGCTCATCGCCGGACTGCCGTGA
- a CDS encoding cation:proton antiporter codes for MDANALYLVVGVALLLAVVLPTLLERVALSAPMVLVGTGLAVSYLPVFGGEWVSPLAHPAVTERAAELCVIVALMGVGLAIDRPLAATRASLRAWRSTWSLLLIAMPLCIACVALLGWWAMGITPAAALLLGASLAPTDPVLAADVQVSGPTAAQDEPIDEQDEVRFALTSEGGLNDALAFPFVYAAIYLIQKGPIQQWWLEWLSWELFGKVLIGLFIGYISGWLIGALSFRSRSSVLRFAEQGEPLVALSATLGVYGLTELIGGWGFLAVFVAALRLRAVERNNRYHAVMHEMVERLERLLTLLLLLMLGLALGEGLLAYLPWQGALVGLALIFIIRPATAWLALGRQSNTDTQGDQCLGPRERIVTAFFGVRGIGSVYYLAYALQRADFPHAEVLWSVVGFTILVSVIVHGISATPVMHWLERIRERPDVEEPGRM; via the coding sequence ATGGACGCCAATGCTCTCTACCTCGTGGTCGGGGTTGCCCTGCTGCTGGCAGTGGTGCTGCCGACGCTCCTGGAGAGAGTTGCTCTCTCGGCTCCGATGGTGCTCGTCGGCACCGGCCTGGCGGTCAGTTATCTGCCTGTCTTCGGCGGGGAATGGGTCTCGCCCTTGGCACATCCAGCCGTCACCGAACGGGCCGCAGAACTGTGCGTGATCGTGGCGCTGATGGGCGTCGGTCTGGCTATCGATCGTCCGCTGGCGGCGACCCGTGCCTCGCTGCGAGCGTGGCGTTCAACCTGGTCGTTGCTGCTCATCGCGATGCCGCTGTGCATCGCCTGCGTCGCTCTGCTGGGTTGGTGGGCGATGGGCATCACGCCAGCGGCTGCGCTGCTGTTGGGGGCCTCGCTGGCCCCGACCGACCCGGTGCTGGCCGCCGACGTGCAGGTCTCGGGTCCCACCGCGGCCCAGGACGAACCGATCGACGAGCAGGACGAGGTGCGTTTCGCGCTGACCTCAGAGGGGGGCCTGAACGACGCGCTGGCCTTCCCGTTCGTCTATGCCGCGATCTATCTCATCCAGAAGGGGCCAATCCAGCAGTGGTGGTTGGAATGGCTGTCCTGGGAGCTGTTCGGCAAGGTGCTGATCGGGCTGTTCATCGGCTACATCAGCGGCTGGCTGATCGGGGCGCTGTCCTTCCGCAGTCGCAGTTCGGTGTTGCGGTTCGCCGAGCAGGGCGAACCGCTGGTGGCTCTGTCCGCCACCCTGGGGGTGTACGGACTGACCGAATTGATCGGGGGCTGGGGGTTCCTGGCCGTCTTCGTCGCGGCGCTGCGGCTTCGGGCGGTGGAACGCAATAACCGCTACCACGCGGTCATGCACGAGATGGTCGAGCGGCTGGAGCGGCTCCTGACGTTGTTGCTGCTACTGATGCTTGGGCTGGCGCTGGGGGAGGGCCTCTTGGCCTACTTGCCGTGGCAGGGTGCCCTGGTGGGTCTGGCCCTCATCTTCATCATCCGGCCGGCGACCGCCTGGCTGGCCCTGGGGCGTCAGAGCAACACCGATACCCAGGGGGACCAGTGCCTGGGTCCGCGCGAGCGGATCGTGACGGCGTTCTTCGGTGTGCGAGGGATCGGGTCGGTGTACTACCTCGCCTACGCCCTTCAGCGCGCTGATTTTCCGCATGCGGAGGTGCTGTGGTCGGTGGTGGGTTTCACGATCCTGGTCTCGGTGATCGTGCACGGCATCAGCGCGACACCGGTCATGCACTGGCTGGAACGGATCCGGGAACGCCCCGACGTTGAAGAGCCCGGCCGCATGTGA
- a CDS encoding DUF3000 domain-containing protein, whose amino-acid sequence MTSRGAHRGTSIEFVEAVAGLARVRLRPEVVITEIPAPQRIAPHSAALSAEIIPTLAEEDAEPPASGRFIILHDPSAPEAWEGTWRIVSFTRAVLEPELAGDPLLGEVGWSWLTDSLHSSGAAHHALGGTVTRVVSESFGALGDTEPSVEMEVRASWTPDGDDLPEHLRVWTDLMCTVAGLPPLPEGVTALPSTRR is encoded by the coding sequence GTGACCAGCCGCGGCGCGCACCGAGGGACCTCGATCGAATTTGTCGAGGCCGTGGCGGGGCTTGCCCGCGTACGGCTGCGCCCCGAAGTCGTCATCACCGAGATACCCGCGCCGCAGCGGATCGCTCCGCACAGTGCGGCGCTCAGCGCGGAAATCATACCGACACTGGCCGAGGAGGATGCCGAGCCCCCGGCCTCGGGACGGTTCATCATCTTGCACGACCCGTCGGCGCCCGAAGCCTGGGAGGGTACCTGGCGCATCGTCTCCTTCACCCGTGCGGTGTTGGAGCCGGAGTTGGCCGGGGATCCGCTTTTGGGTGAGGTCGGCTGGTCGTGGCTCACCGATTCCCTACACAGCAGCGGCGCCGCCCACCATGCCCTCGGCGGCACGGTCACCCGGGTGGTCTCGGAGAGCTTCGGCGCCCTGGGCGATACCGAGCCCTCGGTCGAGATGGAGGTTCGCGCCTCCTGGACGCCGGATGGGGATGATCTGCCAGAACACCTACGGGTATGGACGGATCTGATGTGCACCGTCGCGGGCCTGCCCCCTTTACCTGAGGGCGTCACCGCTCTGCCCAGCACACGCCGGTAG
- a CDS encoding pentapeptide repeat-containing protein — protein sequence MLNSRTRLSPTRAARRVSPNTRGWIVVALVSVLVVGLLWSAFATVRRAEQALQVAQEARGQAHAAQAAAQEAQRSSRAEVFTGATRSLGAADIEERLGAVHTLHALATTAGPQSSAACETLTSFVQRRAPAMKAPVGPDITTALSALARDCHGARRFTGLDLSGADFNDGALRGMSLRSCNLSKARLRSADLSGARFVGTSLAGADLRYADLRGATLYAVDLSGAKLAAARLDGVRYDKATTWPNGFTPPAPAEDTATS from the coding sequence ATGCTCAACTCCCGTACCCGCTTGAGCCCCACCCGCGCTGCCCGTCGTGTGTCACCGAACACCCGCGGGTGGATCGTGGTGGCGCTGGTGAGCGTGCTCGTGGTGGGTTTGCTGTGGAGTGCTTTTGCCACGGTGCGCCGGGCCGAGCAGGCCCTGCAGGTAGCTCAGGAGGCCCGCGGCCAGGCCCACGCGGCCCAAGCCGCCGCCCAGGAAGCCCAACGCAGCAGCCGCGCTGAGGTGTTCACCGGTGCCACCCGAAGCCTGGGCGCCGCTGACATCGAGGAACGGCTCGGGGCTGTTCACACGCTGCACGCGCTGGCTACCACGGCAGGGCCGCAGTCCTCGGCGGCCTGCGAGACGCTGACCAGCTTTGTGCAACGGCGCGCGCCGGCGATGAAAGCCCCCGTGGGCCCGGACATCACCACCGCGTTGAGCGCGTTGGCCCGCGACTGCCACGGAGCGCGGCGCTTCACCGGGTTGGACCTGTCCGGTGCCGACTTCAATGACGGCGCACTGCGGGGGATGAGCCTACGATCCTGCAACCTGAGCAAAGCGCGGTTGCGCTCGGCCGACCTTTCCGGTGCCCGCTTCGTCGGCACCTCCCTGGCAGGGGCCGACCTGCGCTATGCCGACCTGAGGGGCGCGACGCTGTACGCAGTCGATCTCAGCGGTGCCAAGTTGGCGGCAGCCCGCCTGGACGGGGTGCGCTACGACAAGGCGACCACGTGGCCGAACGGATTCACGCCACCGGCACCGGCTGAGGACACCGCTACTTCGTAA
- a CDS encoding ATP-dependent DNA ligase — MELPVDLPISPMLAKSVPDLPDPESVPGGYVYEPKWDGFRCLVLRDGDEIELASRGKKPLTRYFPELVEAVRQHLPPRIVLDTEIIVRTGSPGAQRLDWEALSQRIHPAASRISRLSAETPAEIVAFDLLVLGDESLLERPFAQRRSKLQEALSGIDEQAPIHLTRATDSLREAQDWFERFEGAGLDGVVAKARSGVYTPGKRTMLKIKHKRTAEAVLIGYRVHKSGQGVGSLLLGLYDEQGALLGVGGIAAFTAQRRLELITELEDLVVREEDGSPRAAATDRSRFSGNKDVSFVPLRPERVVEVAFDQLEGRRFRHAVTFLRWRPDRDPASCTLAQIEVAPAYDLGQVLTK; from the coding sequence ATGGAACTGCCCGTGGATCTACCCATCTCCCCGATGCTCGCCAAATCCGTTCCGGACCTTCCAGACCCTGAGTCCGTGCCGGGAGGCTACGTCTATGAACCGAAGTGGGACGGGTTCCGTTGTCTGGTCCTGCGCGACGGCGACGAGATCGAATTGGCAAGCCGCGGCAAGAAACCACTGACCCGCTACTTTCCGGAGCTGGTGGAGGCCGTGCGTCAGCATCTGCCGCCGCGAATCGTGCTGGATACCGAGATCATCGTGCGCACCGGATCCCCCGGCGCCCAACGTCTGGACTGGGAGGCGCTCTCCCAACGCATCCACCCGGCAGCTTCCCGAATCAGCAGACTTTCGGCCGAGACCCCCGCCGAGATCGTCGCCTTCGACCTGCTCGTCCTGGGTGATGAGTCGCTGCTGGAGCGACCGTTCGCCCAGCGCCGCAGCAAGCTGCAGGAGGCACTGAGCGGGATCGATGAGCAGGCACCGATCCACCTGACGCGCGCTACCGACAGCCTCCGGGAAGCTCAGGACTGGTTTGAGCGCTTTGAAGGTGCAGGCCTAGACGGTGTCGTGGCAAAGGCCCGCAGCGGCGTTTACACCCCGGGCAAACGCACGATGCTGAAGATCAAGCACAAACGCACCGCCGAGGCGGTGCTCATCGGGTACCGGGTGCACAAATCCGGGCAAGGCGTGGGTTCATTGCTGCTGGGGTTGTATGACGAGCAGGGCGCTCTGCTCGGAGTCGGGGGCATCGCAGCCTTCACCGCCCAGCGCCGACTGGAGCTCATCACCGAACTAGAGGACCTCGTCGTGCGCGAAGAGGACGGCAGCCCCCGCGCCGCCGCCACGGATCGTTCTCGCTTCTCCGGCAACAAGGACGTCAGCTTCGTACCGCTGCGCCCTGAGCGCGTCGTGGAAGTGGCGTTCGATCAGCTCGAAGGACGCCGATTCCGACACGCCGTGACCTTCTTGCGCTGGCGTCCAGACCGAGACCCGGCCTCGTGCACCTTGGCCCAGATCGAGGTGGCCCCCGCCTACGACCTCGGGCAGGTCCTTACGAAGTAG
- the hemE gene encoding uroporphyrinogen decarboxylase — protein MSSLETTPAPERSSLVRAARGEQVATPPVWFMRQAGRSLPEYRQVREGIAMLDACRRPELVAEITLQPVRRHGVDAAIFFSDIVVPLAAVGVDLDITPGIGPVVAEPFRSRADLDRLPLLTPEHVPDITEAIQLLVRELGPTPLIGFAGAPFTLASYLVEGGPSRNHEHTKALMHGDPQLWHDLCERLAAIAGAFLQVQVDAGASAVQLFDSWVGALPRVDYERFVMQHSAQALAAVAGRVPRIHFGVGTGELLGSMAQAGTEVIGVDFRVPLEEAVQRTGGKFAVQGNLDPALLFAPWPVIEEAVRAIVSAGRTAPGHIFNLGHGVPPNTDPGVLTRVVELVHSLAE, from the coding sequence GTGAGCAGCCTTGAGACGACGCCCGCGCCCGAGCGCAGCAGCCTGGTACGTGCCGCCCGAGGCGAGCAGGTCGCGACACCGCCGGTCTGGTTCATGCGGCAGGCCGGGCGGTCACTGCCGGAATATCGGCAGGTCCGTGAGGGCATCGCCATGCTCGATGCCTGCCGCCGCCCCGAGCTGGTGGCCGAGATCACCCTGCAGCCGGTGCGCCGTCACGGTGTGGACGCGGCCATCTTCTTCAGCGACATCGTGGTGCCGTTGGCGGCAGTCGGGGTCGACCTGGACATCACCCCGGGCATCGGCCCGGTCGTTGCTGAGCCCTTCCGCTCCCGCGCCGACCTTGACCGGCTCCCGCTGTTGACTCCCGAGCATGTCCCGGACATCACCGAGGCCATTCAGTTGTTGGTGCGCGAGTTGGGCCCCACGCCACTCATCGGGTTCGCGGGCGCTCCGTTCACCCTGGCCAGTTACCTCGTCGAGGGCGGCCCGAGCCGCAACCACGAACACACCAAAGCGCTCATGCACGGCGACCCGCAACTGTGGCACGACCTGTGCGAACGTCTCGCGGCGATCGCGGGGGCCTTCCTGCAGGTTCAGGTGGATGCCGGTGCCAGCGCTGTGCAGCTGTTCGACTCCTGGGTGGGGGCGCTGCCGCGGGTGGACTACGAGCGCTTCGTCATGCAGCACTCTGCCCAGGCACTGGCCGCAGTGGCCGGTCGAGTGCCGCGCATCCACTTCGGAGTCGGCACCGGTGAACTTCTCGGTTCGATGGCCCAAGCCGGCACCGAGGTGATCGGCGTGGACTTCCGGGTGCCCTTGGAGGAGGCCGTGCAACGCACCGGGGGCAAGTTCGCCGTTCAAGGCAACCTCGACCCGGCGCTGTTGTTCGCGCCGTGGCCGGTCATCGAAGAAGCGGTGCGGGCCATTGTGAGCGCGGGACGCACCGCCCCCGGGCACATCTTCAACCTCGGTCACGGGGTGCCGCCCAACACCGACCCCGGCGTCCTTACCCGGGTGGTCGAACTGGTGCATTCGCTGGCCGAATAG
- a CDS encoding polyphosphate kinase 2 family protein, with translation MPSSKKAHKAAAALPESIVEATRVGDDFKLADVDPHGTPGFAGDKALGTELLAESADEISELQERLYAEARGENPRSLLLVIQGMDTSGKGGIMRHVVGLLDPQGVDLTAFKQPTAEEKRHPFLWRIRKALPRPGQIGVFDRSHYEDVLVVRVNDLVPASTWKRRFGQIRSFESKLADSGTRIVKVMLHVSKEEQGERLAERLDRPDKHWKYNPGDIDERRKWEAYQEAYQEALVKTSTDQAPWFVVPADRKWFARLAVQQILLETLREMDPQWPAVDLDVAAEKKRLADS, from the coding sequence ATGCCTTCTTCAAAAAAAGCGCACAAAGCCGCAGCCGCTCTGCCGGAATCGATCGTTGAGGCTACCCGCGTCGGCGATGACTTCAAGCTTGCTGACGTCGACCCGCACGGCACTCCGGGATTCGCCGGGGACAAAGCTCTGGGGACCGAGTTGCTGGCTGAGTCCGCCGACGAGATTTCCGAGCTGCAGGAGCGTCTCTACGCCGAAGCTCGCGGAGAGAACCCGCGCAGTCTGCTGCTGGTCATCCAGGGGATGGACACCTCGGGTAAGGGCGGCATCATGCGCCATGTCGTTGGGTTACTGGATCCCCAGGGCGTGGATCTGACGGCGTTCAAGCAGCCCACCGCCGAGGAGAAACGCCACCCGTTCCTGTGGCGCATCCGCAAGGCGCTGCCCCGTCCCGGCCAGATCGGGGTGTTCGATCGTTCCCATTACGAGGACGTCCTGGTCGTGCGGGTGAACGACCTGGTGCCGGCTTCGACGTGGAAACGACGCTTCGGCCAGATCCGCAGTTTCGAGTCCAAACTCGCCGACTCGGGGACCCGCATCGTGAAGGTGATGCTGCACGTCAGTAAGGAAGAGCAGGGCGAACGTTTGGCTGAGCGTCTGGACCGACCGGACAAGCACTGGAAGTACAACCCGGGTGACATCGACGAACGTCGCAAGTGGGAGGCCTACCAGGAGGCTTACCAGGAGGCGTTGGTCAAGACCTCGACCGATCAGGCGCCGTGGTTCGTCGTACCGGCTGACCGTAAATGGTTCGCCCGGCTCGCCGTTCAACAGATCCTCCTGGAAACGCTGCGCGAGATGGACCCGCAGTGGCCCGCAGTCGATCTGGATGTGGCAGCCGAGAAGAAGCGCCTGGCTGACAGCTGA
- a CDS encoding HRDC domain-containing protein, with amino-acid sequence MSYLTNPFAVPTPPGAEPTGAAAPVQTQPAQRQPSAIAPDHDGDDSSSEPGPAARAPRQHREQQHSPGALPTQASAPDATGHPGETPNAAAPEEAAETPESPGVPEGSETGAEPDSVAGAGEAEAEANPPAIPLTAPRDGVPEVVQEEHALMAAAQALRAGTGPLAVDAERASGYRYGQRAYLVQLRREGAGTWLIDPVGCPDLSPISEATADVEWILHAATQDLPCLREVGMVPHSLFDTELGARLAGLPRVGLAAVIEHYLGYSLAKEHSAVDWSTRPLPEPWLRYATLDVELLAELREATREDLARQGKLEWALEEFAALTHFSGPPVRVDPWRRTSGLHKMRSRRAIAVIRELWYARDDIARQRDISPGRILPDATLLAIGQATPSTPEQLTKVSTQKAVRRHQREWLAAVQRAAELPEEQLPVTSLPSDGPPPQRAWADRDPIAAARLTQARAELMQFAEDRHVPVENLLTPDLLRRVLWNPPGTDEAVIDTALQAGGARAWQRGIAAPIIARACRDHA; translated from the coding sequence ATGTCTTACCTCACCAACCCCTTCGCCGTGCCGACTCCCCCAGGGGCGGAGCCGACCGGGGCCGCAGCGCCGGTGCAGACGCAACCAGCCCAGAGGCAACCGAGCGCCATCGCGCCTGACCATGATGGCGACGACAGCAGCTCAGAGCCGGGGCCCGCAGCGCGCGCCCCGAGGCAGCACCGCGAACAACAACACAGCCCTGGCGCCCTGCCTACCCAAGCGTCGGCGCCGGACGCCACCGGGCACCCAGGTGAGACCCCCAACGCAGCGGCACCCGAAGAAGCGGCCGAGACACCCGAGTCGCCAGGGGTCCCCGAGGGGTCCGAGACCGGCGCAGAGCCCGATTCGGTTGCGGGGGCAGGGGAGGCCGAAGCCGAAGCCAATCCCCCGGCCATCCCGTTGACAGCGCCTCGTGACGGGGTGCCCGAGGTCGTGCAGGAGGAACATGCGCTGATGGCGGCGGCGCAGGCCCTTCGCGCCGGCACCGGACCGCTTGCCGTGGACGCCGAACGCGCCTCCGGCTACCGCTACGGACAGCGCGCCTACCTGGTCCAACTGCGCCGCGAAGGCGCCGGCACCTGGCTCATCGACCCGGTCGGCTGCCCGGATCTGTCCCCTATCAGCGAGGCCACCGCGGATGTGGAGTGGATTCTGCACGCCGCCACCCAAGACCTGCCCTGCCTGCGTGAAGTCGGCATGGTCCCGCATTCGCTGTTCGACACTGAACTGGGTGCGCGCCTGGCCGGTTTGCCCCGGGTGGGACTTGCCGCGGTCATCGAGCACTACCTCGGATACTCCTTGGCGAAGGAGCATTCGGCCGTCGACTGGTCGACCCGGCCGCTGCCGGAACCCTGGCTCAGGTACGCCACCTTGGACGTGGAACTGCTCGCCGAGTTACGGGAAGCCACCCGCGAGGACCTGGCCCGCCAGGGCAAACTCGAGTGGGCGTTGGAAGAGTTCGCCGCCCTCACCCACTTCTCCGGCCCGCCCGTGCGAGTGGACCCGTGGCGCCGCACCTCCGGGCTGCACAAGATGCGCTCGCGGCGCGCCATCGCCGTGATCCGCGAGCTTTGGTACGCCCGCGACGACATCGCCCGACAGCGCGACATCTCCCCCGGGCGGATCCTGCCCGATGCGACCCTGCTGGCGATCGGCCAGGCCACGCCCAGCACTCCGGAGCAGCTCACCAAGGTCAGTACCCAGAAGGCAGTACGCCGTCATCAGCGGGAGTGGCTTGCCGCGGTGCAGCGCGCTGCCGAACTACCCGAGGAGCAGTTGCCGGTGACGTCGCTGCCCAGCGACGGGCCGCCGCCGCAACGAGCCTGGGCAGATCGGGACCCGATCGCGGCCGCCCGGTTGACCCAGGCTCGGGCCGAACTCATGCAGTTCGCCGAAGACCGCCATGTGCCGGTGGAGAACCTTCTCACACCCGATCTGCTGCGCCGCGTGCTCTGGAATCCCCCGGGCACCGACGAAGCAGTCATAGACACGGCTCTGCAAGCAGGCGGCGCCCGGGCCTGGCAGCGCGGCATCGCCGCTCCGATCATCGCCCGCGCTTGCCGCGACCACGCCTGA
- the msrB gene encoding peptide-methionine (R)-S-oxide reductase MsrB — protein sequence MESQRTYPVQRTEEEWRELLSPAEYAVLRKGGTERPFVGEYTDTTTEGIYSCRACGAELFRSDTKFGSHCGWPSFYAPLAGDAVEYIEDRTLGMKRVEVRCASCGSHLGHVFEGEGYDTPTDERYCINSVCLTLTEKS from the coding sequence ATGGAATCGCAGCGCACATATCCGGTTCAGCGCACCGAAGAAGAGTGGCGGGAACTGCTATCCCCGGCGGAGTACGCGGTACTTCGCAAAGGCGGCACCGAACGCCCGTTCGTCGGTGAGTACACCGATACCACGACCGAAGGCATCTACTCCTGCCGGGCCTGCGGGGCTGAGCTGTTCCGCAGCGACACGAAGTTCGGGTCGCACTGCGGTTGGCCCAGCTTTTACGCCCCGCTCGCCGGCGACGCCGTGGAGTACATCGAAGATCGCACCCTGGGCATGAAGCGTGTCGAGGTGCGGTGTGCCTCCTGCGGCTCTCACCTCGGCCACGTCTTCGAAGGCGAGGGCTATGACACCCCCACCGACGAGCGCTATTGCATCAACTCCGTCTGCCTCACCCTGACCGAAAAGTCCTAA
- the ligD gene encoding non-homologous end-joining DNA ligase — protein sequence MATDALILTLPGPEDVARTVRLSSPDKAIWPAHDGNPAITKKDLVDYLLAVADPFLAAVGGRPVTLQRFRGGISGEEFYSKNPPKGTPEWFRSVSCTYPSGRRHPQLVIDEIASAVWAVQMSTVTFHPWPVRAEAPDLVDEVRIDLDPQPERSFADVVEAAGVLGELMRELGLQPWPKTSGNRGVHVYARVQPTHEFLDVRHAVIGIARELERRLPDLVTTQWWKENRGEKIFVDFNQANRDRTIASAYSPRPLPGAPVSTPLSWEELIGADPASFTIRTVPALLRERGDAWRGMDEAPGHIEKALQLWEADVQAGLPELPFPPEYPKMPGEPPRVQPSKMNAKNWG from the coding sequence ATGGCTACCGACGCGCTGATCCTCACGCTTCCTGGTCCTGAGGACGTGGCGCGCACAGTGCGCTTGAGCAGCCCCGACAAGGCGATCTGGCCCGCCCACGACGGCAACCCGGCGATCACCAAGAAAGACCTCGTGGATTATCTGCTTGCCGTCGCCGACCCCTTTCTGGCAGCGGTGGGCGGGCGACCGGTGACCTTGCAGCGATTCCGGGGCGGGATCAGCGGCGAAGAGTTCTACAGCAAGAACCCGCCCAAAGGCACCCCGGAGTGGTTCCGAAGCGTCAGTTGCACCTACCCCTCGGGGCGACGCCACCCGCAATTGGTCATCGATGAGATCGCTTCGGCGGTGTGGGCGGTCCAGATGAGCACCGTGACCTTCCACCCGTGGCCGGTGCGCGCCGAAGCCCCTGACCTTGTCGACGAGGTGCGCATCGACCTCGACCCGCAACCGGAACGTTCCTTCGCCGATGTGGTGGAGGCGGCCGGTGTGCTGGGTGAGCTGATGCGCGAGCTGGGTCTGCAGCCGTGGCCCAAGACCAGCGGGAACCGGGGCGTGCACGTCTACGCGCGCGTGCAACCCACCCACGAGTTCCTCGACGTGCGGCACGCCGTGATCGGCATCGCCCGCGAGCTCGAGCGCCGACTGCCGGACCTGGTAACGACGCAGTGGTGGAAGGAGAACCGGGGCGAGAAGATCTTCGTGGACTTCAACCAGGCCAACCGGGACCGCACCATCGCCTCCGCCTACAGTCCCCGCCCGCTACCCGGCGCCCCGGTCTCGACCCCGCTGAGCTGGGAAGAATTGATAGGCGCCGATCCGGCCTCGTTCACCATCCGCACTGTGCCCGCCCTGCTGCGGGAGCGGGGTGATGCCTGGCGCGGGATGGATGAGGCCCCCGGACACATTGAGAAGGCGCTGCAGCTGTGGGAGGCCGATGTGCAGGCCGGTCTGCCGGAGCTGCCTTTCCCTCCCGAGTACCCGAAGATGCCGGGGGAGCCGCCGCGGGTGCAGCCCAGCAAAATGAACGCGAAGAACTGGGGATGA